Proteins from a single region of Hordeum vulgare subsp. vulgare chromosome 6H, MorexV3_pseudomolecules_assembly, whole genome shotgun sequence:
- the LOC123404653 gene encoding uncharacterized protein LOC123404653, with amino-acid sequence MGLQLDQLELPSHQLPPVRTSATAADDEDGYATPTSEAKVLRAPSVCPPAPMKPRPARAKRKQQHCYYRGRRRRCNSGPVQARYWTVAVPHDLAAVFVAQRPSSPSSSLCRPPAGKKIRVHVVG; translated from the coding sequence ATGGGCCTCCAGCTCGATCAACTCGAGCTGCCGTCTCACCAGCTCCCTCCGGTGCGGACGTCCGcgaccgccgccgacgacgaagACGGATATGCCACGCCGACGTCGGAGGCGAAGGTGCTGCGCGCGCCGTCGGTGTGCCCCCCGGCGCCGATGAAGCCCAGGCCTGCGCGGGCCAAGAGGAAGCAGCAGCACTGCTACTACCGCGGGCGGCGGCGCCGGTGCAACAGCGGGCCGGTGCAGGCGCGCTACTGGACCGTCGCCGTGCCACACGACCTCGCGGCGGTGTTCGTCGCGCAGCGGCCGTCCTCGCCTTCGAGCTCGCTGTGCCGGCCGCCGGCAGGCAAGAAGATCCGCGTGCACGTCGTAGGCTGA